A section of the Alkalihalobacillus sp. LMS39 genome encodes:
- the panB gene encoding 3-methyl-2-oxobutanoate hydroxymethyltransferase produces MKTAVDFKKMKVEKEKIAMVTAYDAPSAKLVEEAGVDMILVGDSLGMVVLGYDSTIPVTLDDMVLHTKAVKRGARATFTVTDMPFLTYHGSIHETMLNARKLMQDGGADAVKVEGNGGVFNVIVHLTNAGVPVVAHLGLTPQSVGVLGGYRVQGKDAESAKQLIEDSKKAEEAGAMALVLECVPKQIAKLISEQLTIPVIGIGAGVDTDGQVLVYHDLIGYGSNRVPKFVKQYANVSNQIQTAVSDYVQEVKTSHFPEEKHSFTMKEEQLEHVYGGRISTP; encoded by the coding sequence ATGAAAACAGCAGTTGATTTTAAAAAGATGAAAGTGGAAAAAGAAAAGATTGCGATGGTGACCGCCTATGATGCTCCATCTGCAAAACTCGTTGAGGAAGCTGGAGTCGATATGATTTTAGTTGGGGACTCTCTTGGGATGGTTGTGTTAGGTTATGATTCTACAATTCCCGTCACATTAGATGATATGGTGCTTCATACAAAAGCAGTAAAACGCGGGGCTAGAGCGACTTTTACTGTGACAGATATGCCATTTTTAACGTATCACGGGTCTATTCACGAAACAATGCTCAATGCGAGGAAACTAATGCAAGATGGGGGTGCGGACGCTGTTAAGGTTGAAGGTAATGGTGGCGTTTTCAATGTGATTGTACATTTAACGAATGCTGGTGTGCCTGTTGTTGCTCATTTAGGGTTAACCCCACAATCGGTAGGCGTATTAGGCGGCTATCGCGTCCAAGGGAAAGATGCAGAAAGTGCAAAACAACTTATTGAAGACTCGAAAAAAGCTGAAGAAGCAGGTGCGATGGCGCTTGTATTAGAATGTGTGCCAAAACAAATCGCAAAACTCATTAGTGAACAGCTTACCATTCCTGTTATTGGAATCGGTGCAGGTGTAGATACAGATGGGCAAGTACTCGTGTATCATGACTTAATCGGCTATGGTAGCAATCGTGTCCCTAAATTTGTGAAGCAATATGCTAACGTTTCAAATCAAATCCAAACAGCTGTTTCCGATTATGTACAAGAAGTAAAAACTTCCCACTTCCCAGAAGAAAAGCACTCCTTTACAATGAAGGAGGAACAATTAGAGCATGTATATGGTGGGAGGATATCAACGCCATGA
- a CDS encoding biotin--[acetyl-CoA-carboxylase] ligase, which produces MKKETLLKLLQSTEFVSGEKISKELGCSRTAVWKHIEELRKMGYEVEAIPRKGYRIITSPNTIQPHDIKVHLQTSCIGQQFTYFESVPSTQDIAHRLAQEEAAEGHVVIADEQTRGKGRMGREWHSPLGTSVSMSIILRPKIPPQKAPQLTLLAAVSVVRAIKKTTGLDCEIKWPNDILINGKKVVGILTEMQSEPDYVHSVIIGIGMNINHTTEHFPEELQEKATSLMVEAGEEINRAVLLSHLFYELEQFYHDYLQQGFSVIKSVWECYAVSLGKRITARTLHGTLIGVAKGITDEGVLLLEDDIGDIHSIYSADIEIK; this is translated from the coding sequence GTGAAAAAGGAAACATTATTGAAACTTCTTCAGTCAACAGAATTTGTATCTGGAGAAAAAATCAGTAAAGAATTAGGGTGTTCTCGAACAGCGGTATGGAAACATATCGAAGAACTTAGAAAAATGGGATATGAAGTGGAAGCCATCCCGAGAAAAGGGTATCGGATTATAACAAGTCCAAATACGATTCAACCTCATGATATTAAAGTTCATTTGCAAACATCTTGTATTGGGCAACAGTTTACTTATTTTGAATCTGTACCGTCTACTCAAGATATTGCTCACCGGCTAGCACAAGAAGAGGCTGCGGAAGGTCATGTTGTCATAGCGGATGAACAAACGAGAGGGAAAGGAAGGATGGGGAGAGAATGGCATTCTCCATTAGGGACAAGCGTTTCTATGAGCATTATTCTCCGACCGAAAATCCCACCGCAAAAAGCGCCGCAATTAACGCTTTTAGCCGCCGTGAGTGTTGTTCGTGCAATTAAAAAAACAACGGGGTTAGATTGTGAAATAAAATGGCCGAATGATATTTTAATTAACGGAAAAAAAGTAGTCGGTATTTTAACAGAAATGCAGTCAGAACCTGATTATGTTCATTCCGTCATTATTGGCATCGGTATGAACATCAATCATACAACAGAGCATTTTCCGGAAGAATTACAAGAAAAGGCGACGTCTTTGATGGTAGAAGCCGGTGAGGAAATAAACCGTGCCGTTTTATTATCGCACTTGTTTTACGAGCTAGAACAGTTTTATCATGATTATTTACAACAAGGGTTTTCTGTAATTAAGTCTGTTTGGGAATGCTATGCAGTGAGTCTAGGGAAACGGATTACAGCTAGAACATTACATGGTACATTAATTGGTGTTGCTAAAGGGATTACAGATGAAGGAGTTTTACTATTAGAGGATGATATCGGTGACATTCATTCCATTTATTCTGCTGATATTGAAATCAAGTAA
- the dinG gene encoding ATP-dependent DNA helicase DinG: MGRKRRATTNRKRNKPYFIQLPIMPSFVIKLTQVTPLEVIEMTKRYCVVDIETTGQTAGVDRIIQIGAVLIEDGEIIERFATYVNPLTKIPTFIKQLTGITDEVVKHAPTFDLVAKELLLMLEGASFVAHNVRFDLSFLQKELEDAGYHPFTGYVIDTVELARLLLPKEDGYKLNQLAEKLDITHERPHQADSDAEVTAHLLLVLLHKLKKLPAITLQQLKPVMKRLQSDIDQLLLPIIHEKQRKLQDDDTQFDIYRGLAIRKKKKWKRQPLDEPMPFAKYKEALVNQDGQLANVFTDYEVRTGQQEMMDEVNDALSESKHLLIEAGTGTGKSIAYLLPSVFWAKNEQKPVVISTQTIPLQQQLLDRDIPLLKNVTPFPFHVALLKGRNHYLCLRKFEQRVMGSYDEDNYDTLLSMGQILIWLTETTTGDVEELNLPSGGRAFWHEVKSDAATCLGNRCPWFSRCFYQTARKNAQQAEIIITNHALLFTDLVHKKSLLPSYSQVIIDEAHHLEEVACDHLGEQTDYVTFAYLWNRFGTLETKGIVKRFHMVAEQYELDHGASLHQFVQVGQQVKEEIDELFRMLRAFVEKQAVGKTEIGRISYRYMAHEESGPLWSNITEVALRMLMYSKNMEQLGMKLAKPLELIKDGLTLEERGVLTDFKSWLQSWQEETTKIERLLLEYDPNLVYWMETDERGAKNGSFLYSKPIDIGELLADHFFMHKKSVVLTSATLTVKRSFSYLIERLGLQDFGPSTTIVPSPFQYETQAKLLIPTDVPAINSPQFKDDIIDKIVDVAFVTKGRMLILFTSYDMLKQVYAKVKDRLSDEDFHLIGQGVNSGSRAKLMKAFKQHDKAILFGTSSFWEGIDIPGEDLSCLIIVRLPFSPPDDPVLEARSERLKETGKNPFMELSLPQAILRFKQGFGRLIRTSHDKGVVIVFDKRIITTKYGASFLASLPSVPVYEDEMKSLLNVCKNWL, translated from the coding sequence ATGGGGAGAAAAAGAAGAGCTACAACGAATCGCAAACGCAACAAACCATATTTTATCCAACTACCCATTATGCCAAGCTTCGTTATTAAACTAACGCAAGTGACACCACTAGAGGTGATCGAAATGACAAAACGATATTGTGTAGTGGATATAGAAACAACAGGACAAACTGCTGGTGTGGACCGTATCATTCAAATTGGTGCGGTTCTTATTGAGGATGGAGAAATTATCGAACGATTTGCCACCTATGTGAATCCTCTAACAAAGATACCGACGTTTATAAAGCAGCTTACAGGGATAACGGATGAGGTGGTGAAACATGCACCTACCTTTGATTTAGTTGCAAAAGAATTATTATTGATGTTAGAAGGAGCGAGCTTTGTTGCTCATAATGTACGGTTTGACTTGTCTTTTTTACAAAAGGAACTTGAAGATGCAGGCTATCACCCGTTTACTGGCTATGTCATTGATACGGTAGAATTAGCGAGGTTGCTTTTACCGAAAGAAGATGGCTATAAACTAAATCAATTAGCTGAAAAGCTTGATATAACCCATGAACGGCCACACCAAGCAGATAGTGATGCGGAAGTAACCGCTCATTTATTATTAGTATTATTACATAAACTAAAGAAGCTCCCAGCGATTACGTTACAACAACTTAAGCCTGTTATGAAGAGACTTCAATCTGATATTGATCAACTGTTATTGCCGATAATACATGAAAAACAAAGAAAGCTTCAAGATGATGATACGCAATTTGATATTTATAGAGGATTGGCGATCCGTAAAAAGAAAAAATGGAAACGACAGCCTTTAGATGAGCCGATGCCGTTTGCAAAGTATAAAGAAGCTTTAGTGAACCAAGATGGACAATTAGCTAATGTGTTTACGGATTATGAAGTGCGAACAGGTCAACAAGAAATGATGGATGAAGTCAATGATGCTTTAAGTGAGTCTAAGCATTTGCTAATTGAAGCGGGAACAGGAACAGGAAAGTCAATCGCTTATTTACTTCCTTCTGTATTTTGGGCAAAAAACGAACAGAAACCCGTCGTTATTAGTACACAAACGATACCTCTTCAACAACAATTACTCGATCGTGATATCCCCCTTTTAAAAAATGTGACCCCATTTCCATTCCATGTCGCATTATTAAAAGGGCGAAATCATTATTTATGCTTAAGGAAGTTTGAACAACGTGTCATGGGATCTTATGATGAAGATAATTATGATACGCTTTTGTCGATGGGACAAATTTTAATTTGGTTAACGGAAACAACAACAGGAGATGTGGAAGAATTAAACTTGCCATCTGGTGGGAGAGCGTTTTGGCATGAAGTAAAAAGTGATGCAGCGACATGTCTAGGGAACAGATGCCCTTGGTTTTCAAGGTGTTTTTATCAAACGGCACGAAAAAATGCTCAACAAGCAGAAATCATCATTACAAACCATGCTTTGCTATTTACAGATTTAGTTCATAAAAAGTCATTATTGCCCTCATATTCCCAAGTCATTATCGATGAGGCGCATCATTTAGAAGAAGTCGCTTGTGATCATCTCGGAGAACAAACCGATTATGTAACATTTGCTTATTTGTGGAATCGCTTCGGAACGTTAGAAACGAAAGGAATTGTTAAACGATTTCACATGGTAGCCGAACAATATGAACTAGACCATGGGGCGAGTTTACATCAATTCGTTCAAGTTGGACAACAAGTGAAAGAAGAGATTGATGAGTTATTTCGGATGTTGCGTGCGTTTGTTGAAAAGCAAGCCGTAGGAAAAACTGAAATCGGTCGAATTAGTTATCGCTATATGGCACATGAAGAGTCGGGGCCACTATGGTCAAATATAACAGAAGTGGCTTTAAGAATGTTAATGTATAGTAAAAATATGGAACAACTCGGAATGAAACTCGCAAAACCACTAGAGCTTATAAAAGATGGGTTAACATTAGAAGAACGAGGCGTGTTAACGGATTTTAAGAGCTGGCTACAAAGCTGGCAAGAAGAAACAACAAAGATTGAGCGTTTATTGCTAGAATATGACCCTAATCTAGTGTATTGGATGGAAACCGATGAACGTGGTGCCAAAAATGGAAGCTTTCTATATAGTAAGCCGATTGATATTGGTGAACTATTAGCGGACCATTTTTTTATGCATAAAAAAAGTGTCGTGTTAACGTCAGCGACGCTAACTGTGAAACGGTCGTTTTCTTATTTAATTGAACGGCTTGGCTTACAAGACTTTGGGCCAAGTACGACCATTGTTCCATCTCCATTTCAATATGAGACACAAGCAAAACTTCTTATTCCAACTGATGTACCGGCGATCAATTCGCCTCAATTCAAAGATGATATTATTGATAAAATCGTGGATGTTGCTTTTGTAACTAAAGGCAGGATGTTAATTTTATTTACCTCCTATGATATGTTAAAGCAAGTGTATGCGAAAGTAAAAGACCGTCTTAGTGATGAAGACTTTCATTTAATCGGGCAAGGGGTAAATAGTGGCAGTCGAGCTAAACTAATGAAAGCATTCAAACAGCACGATAAGGCGATTTTGTTTGGAACGAGTAGTTTTTGGGAAGGAATCGATATTCCTGGTGAAGATTTAAGCTGCCTTATTATTGTCAGGCTCCCATTTTCTCCACCAGATGACCCTGTATTAGAAGCGCGTAGTGAACGATTAAAAGAAACAGGAAAAAATCCGTTTATGGAATTGTCTTTACCACAAGCGATTCTTCGTTTTAAACAAGGGTTTGGTCGGTTAATTCGAACATCTCATGACAAAGGCGTTGTCATCGTATTTGATAAACGAATTATCACAACAAAATATGGAGCATCTTTTCTCGCGTCTCTTCCATCTGTTCCTGTTTATGAAGACGAGATGAAATCACTGCTAAACGTTTGCAAAAACTGGTTGTAA
- a CDS encoding amidohydrolase, whose protein sequence is MSQQYFYNGVIITLNEHDDIWERGSFLVDEKGKVVHVNEGPPPLDEPETMYIDLKGKWVLPGLINTHGHTGMTMLRGHADDLPLEQWLQDKMWPIESRFTKEAVLASQSLAMVEMLKSGTTTFLDMYHLHLADMAEQVVKVGMRAVMTRGMIGLCSVAEQKEKIQEAVHFATEYRGADDGRVTTMLSPHAVYTCPPNFIEMVVNEAHRHSLPLHTHMSETAFEVEENERKYGKRPVAHLADLGFFSTKSLVAHAVHVNEEEMELLHKHNVSVSYNPMSNLKLGSGIAPVATMVEKGITVAFGTDSAASNNHLDLFEEMRTGILIQKGVQQNSTVLPAKKALQMATTNGAEALGLQYVGQIKCGYEADFITICPDGPHFQPNNHIVSHLVYTASGRDVNDVYVKGKQLVKDKVCTTMDEEKIQFELNQQYNRLL, encoded by the coding sequence ATGAGTCAGCAATATTTTTACAATGGTGTCATCATTACACTAAATGAACATGATGATATATGGGAGAGAGGGTCTTTTTTAGTTGATGAAAAGGGCAAGGTTGTTCATGTGAATGAAGGGCCACCTCCGTTAGATGAGCCGGAAACAATGTATATTGATTTAAAAGGAAAATGGGTTTTACCTGGATTAATAAATACACATGGTCACACAGGCATGACGATGCTGCGAGGTCATGCGGATGACTTACCACTCGAACAGTGGCTACAAGATAAAATGTGGCCAATAGAATCCCGGTTCACTAAGGAAGCTGTTCTGGCTAGCCAATCGCTAGCGATGGTTGAAATGCTGAAGTCAGGAACGACGACATTTTTAGATATGTACCATCTTCATCTAGCTGATATGGCCGAGCAAGTTGTTAAAGTAGGTATGCGTGCTGTCATGACAAGAGGGATGATCGGTTTATGTTCGGTTGCTGAGCAAAAGGAAAAAATTCAAGAAGCGGTTCATTTTGCAACGGAATATCGCGGGGCAGATGATGGAAGGGTTACGACGATGTTATCTCCTCATGCCGTTTACACTTGTCCACCTAATTTTATTGAGATGGTTGTAAATGAAGCACATCGTCATTCATTACCGTTACATACCCATATGTCAGAAACGGCGTTTGAAGTCGAAGAAAACGAACGAAAGTATGGGAAGCGACCTGTTGCTCATTTAGCCGATTTAGGATTCTTTTCAACGAAATCTCTTGTTGCTCATGCGGTTCATGTTAATGAGGAAGAAATGGAGCTATTGCATAAACATAATGTTTCAGTATCCTATAACCCAATGAGCAATTTAAAGTTAGGATCAGGAATCGCACCAGTAGCGACTATGGTGGAAAAAGGGATTACAGTAGCGTTTGGTACAGATAGTGCCGCATCGAATAATCATTTAGATTTGTTTGAAGAAATGAGAACGGGGATATTAATACAAAAAGGGGTACAACAAAACTCCACTGTCTTGCCAGCGAAAAAAGCGTTACAAATGGCCACAACAAATGGGGCCGAAGCGTTAGGGCTACAGTATGTCGGGCAAATAAAGTGTGGTTATGAAGCTGACTTTATTACAATTTGTCCTGATGGGCCACACTTCCAACCAAACAATCACATTGTTTCCCATCTTGTCTATACGGCATCTGGCCGTGATGTAAACGATGTGTATGTCAAAGGCAAGCAGCTTGTTAAAGATAAAGTTTGTACAACGATGGACGAAGAAAAGATACAATTTGAATTAAATCAACAATATAATCGATTATTATAA
- a CDS encoding CCA tRNA nucleotidyltransferase, whose amino-acid sequence MSPLWEKAQLVIETLIHAGHEAYFVGGAVRDYLLQRPISDVDIVTSATIDEVIILFPQTIEVGTAHETVIVKIEDDLFEVSRYKGKEPRTLEQDLFLRDFTVNAIALTKDFVLIDPHQYKVDLDYSVIRASGCANDRFKEDPLRMVRAVRFISQLGFSIEQETRQAMLELKASLSLVANERLAKEIDKLLLGPYCSKAIAVLHHVQFSSLPILPKELIDWMNHPLYNEMTLEERWFLLLRDVHHPVETQLRYFKKSNRFMKELQELQTYVNKRKTEGWSLRLLYDCGKATIIKVERLIHLLHPEKKESIQHLLDKYEHLRLKKRQDLAINGSLLLHETTREPGSWIEGCLHEVETAVIYGELPNEKNEILAWSRKKGLL is encoded by the coding sequence ATTTCACCTCTTTGGGAAAAAGCTCAACTTGTCATTGAAACTCTTATACATGCCGGACACGAAGCTTATTTTGTTGGGGGAGCTGTGCGTGATTATTTGTTACAACGACCGATTTCGGATGTGGACATTGTTACATCAGCTACGATAGATGAGGTTATCATCCTGTTCCCTCAAACGATAGAAGTCGGTACAGCGCATGAAACGGTCATTGTAAAAATAGAGGATGATTTATTTGAGGTGAGTCGTTATAAAGGGAAAGAACCGCGAACACTTGAACAAGATTTATTTCTTCGAGATTTTACGGTTAATGCGATCGCGCTGACAAAAGATTTTGTTCTCATTGACCCCCATCAATATAAAGTGGACCTTGATTATTCGGTCATTCGTGCTTCGGGTTGTGCGAACGATCGATTTAAAGAAGACCCGTTACGAATGGTCCGAGCGGTTCGTTTTATAAGCCAATTAGGTTTTTCTATTGAGCAAGAAACTAGACAAGCGATGTTGGAGTTGAAAGCTTCCCTTTCTCTTGTAGCGAACGAACGATTAGCAAAAGAAATAGACAAATTGTTACTAGGACCATATTGTAGTAAAGCAATAGCTGTCCTACACCACGTTCAATTTTCGAGTTTGCCTATTTTACCTAAAGAATTAATCGATTGGATGAATCATCCACTTTATAACGAAATGACTTTAGAAGAACGGTGGTTTTTATTATTACGTGATGTCCATCATCCCGTTGAAACCCAACTCCGCTATTTCAAAAAATCAAATCGTTTTATGAAAGAACTACAAGAGTTACAAACTTATGTTAACAAAAGAAAAACAGAGGGATGGTCATTGCGGCTCCTTTATGACTGTGGAAAAGCTACCATCATAAAAGTGGAACGGCTTATTCATTTACTGCATCCAGAAAAAAAAGAAAGTATCCAGCATCTACTAGACAAGTATGAACATTTGCGCTTGAAAAAACGGCAAGACCTTGCGATTAACGGCTCGCTATTACTTCATGAAACAACGCGCGAACCTGGTAGTTGGATTGAAGGATGTTTGCATGAAGTTGAGACAGCCGTTATTTACGGAGAGCTTCCAAACGAGAAAAATGAGATATTGGCATGGAGTAGAAAGAAGGGTTTATTGTGA
- the panD gene encoding aspartate 1-decarboxylase, protein MYRTMMKAKIHRARVTEANLNYVGSITIDEDIMEAVDIIENEKVQIVNNNNGERFETYVIAGPRGSGVFCLNGAAARRVQEQDVIIVISYAMVHQDDLANYKPTVAIMDENNKIVEMLGKEPASTVM, encoded by the coding sequence ATGTATCGTACAATGATGAAAGCAAAAATCCACCGCGCGCGTGTAACCGAAGCTAATTTAAATTACGTTGGAAGTATTACGATTGATGAAGATATTATGGAAGCCGTTGATATTATTGAAAATGAGAAAGTTCAAATTGTAAATAATAATAATGGCGAACGCTTTGAAACGTATGTTATTGCTGGGCCTAGAGGTTCAGGTGTGTTTTGTTTAAATGGTGCAGCGGCTAGACGTGTACAAGAGCAAGATGTTATTATCGTTATTTCTTATGCGATGGTCCATCAAGATGACTTAGCGAACTATAAACCGACAGTAGCCATAATGGATGAAAATAATAAAATTGTGGAAATGTTAGGGAAAGAGCCAGCTTCTACCGTCATGTAA
- the panC gene encoding pantoate--beta-alanine ligase: MKIVETIQELRHILKPYREQTIGFVPTMGFLHNGHMSLVENARAQCDLVVMSIFVNPLQFGPGEDFERYPRDFKRDEQLAKEHGVDVLFYPSVEEMYPQKPAMTVVVHEGVDRLCGRTRPGHFDGVATVVLKLFGMVAPTYAYFGLKDAQQVAVIEKLVRDFNIATKVVACPILREQDGLAQSSRNVNLTDTERKNATCIYRSLQLGKQTIETGERDAANIEKMVRQHLEQTTLGQIDYVEMLAFPELAKREKAEGRLIIAVAVQYSKARLIDNVIIEV; this comes from the coding sequence ATGAAAATTGTTGAGACAATACAGGAACTACGTCATATTTTAAAGCCTTATCGGGAGCAAACGATTGGGTTTGTTCCAACGATGGGATTTTTGCATAACGGGCATATGAGTTTAGTGGAAAACGCACGGGCGCAATGTGATTTAGTCGTCATGAGTATTTTTGTGAATCCATTACAATTTGGTCCTGGAGAAGATTTTGAACGATACCCAAGAGATTTTAAGCGGGATGAACAGCTCGCAAAAGAACATGGGGTCGATGTTTTGTTTTATCCTTCAGTTGAAGAAATGTATCCACAGAAACCTGCCATGACCGTTGTTGTTCATGAAGGTGTCGACCGATTATGTGGAAGAACGAGACCTGGTCATTTTGATGGCGTTGCCACCGTCGTGTTAAAACTGTTTGGTATGGTTGCTCCGACATATGCTTATTTTGGTTTAAAGGATGCCCAGCAAGTTGCTGTCATAGAAAAACTTGTCCGTGATTTTAATATCGCAACAAAAGTAGTTGCTTGTCCGATTTTAAGGGAGCAAGATGGGCTAGCACAAAGCTCGCGCAATGTGAATTTAACTGACACCGAGCGAAAGAACGCGACCTGTATTTATCGCAGTTTACAGCTTGGCAAACAAACGATAGAAACAGGAGAACGTGATGCAGCCAATATTGAGAAAATGGTACGGCAGCATCTTGAACAAACAACATTGGGTCAGATTGATTATGTCGAGATGTTAGCATTTCCGGAGTTAGCAAAGAGAGAAAAAGCAGAAGGAAGACTCATTATTGCGGTTGCCGTCCAATATTCAAAAGCAAGATTAATTGATAACGTTATAATCGAAGTTTGA
- a CDS encoding tetratricopeptide repeat protein has product MEPFQKWDSLFDYVKANWKHLSEKERTAHVESLEQGRERLLSKWAEMDEKLALLEKDMDDFFQQMKTFRYESKGTSFFDLGMFEEAVKQFKQESKQSANEIIFLYLAFSQLYAEHWTGAKETFLFLLHSHEESIVHFAYVGLGCLAVQEEQWDEAIAHFEKALTLTNNVDVVYNLGMCHYLQSQPTMALAFFEDVIKAMPDDGETYYYIGRCYIANDDVEKAFNAWLTALQVVETKEILFTLAYDFEWIGMHHGAIHCYERLLSLGYDDTAVWHGLAWNIGLMDEREKAKELFTTLLEQSDDVNVLTSYLWLLRTWGEKEELQRIANATNHILSNYPLCQASLLN; this is encoded by the coding sequence ATGGAACCCTTTCAAAAGTGGGATTCGTTATTTGATTATGTAAAGGCAAATTGGAAACACCTTTCTGAAAAAGAACGAACAGCTCACGTCGAATCGCTAGAACAAGGAAGAGAACGGTTGTTGTCGAAGTGGGCTGAAATGGATGAAAAATTAGCATTGTTAGAAAAAGACATGGATGATTTTTTCCAGCAGATGAAAACGTTCCGCTATGAATCAAAAGGGACATCATTTTTTGACTTAGGCATGTTTGAAGAAGCTGTAAAACAATTCAAACAAGAAAGTAAACAATCTGCAAATGAAATTATTTTTTTATATTTAGCTTTTTCACAGCTTTACGCAGAACATTGGACAGGGGCAAAAGAAACTTTTTTATTTTTGCTTCATAGTCATGAGGAATCGATTGTTCACTTTGCCTATGTAGGGTTAGGCTGTTTAGCTGTGCAAGAAGAACAGTGGGACGAGGCGATTGCTCATTTTGAAAAAGCATTAACTCTTACTAATAATGTCGATGTAGTGTATAATTTAGGAATGTGTCATTATTTGCAATCACAACCAACGATGGCACTTGCTTTTTTTGAAGACGTGATTAAAGCGATGCCAGATGACGGCGAAACATATTATTATATAGGTCGTTGTTATATAGCAAATGATGATGTGGAAAAAGCATTTAATGCGTGGTTAACTGCGTTACAAGTAGTGGAAACGAAAGAAATCCTCTTCACCCTTGCGTATGACTTTGAGTGGATTGGTATGCATCATGGAGCAATACATTGTTATGAACGTTTGCTTTCCCTTGGATATGATGATACCGCTGTTTGGCACGGGTTAGCATGGAACATTGGATTAATGGATGAGCGCGAAAAAGCAAAAGAATTGTTTACAACTCTTCTTGAACAATCAGATGACGTAAATGTTTTAACCTCTTATTTATGGTTATTGCGTACATGGGGAGAAAAAGAAGAGCTACAACGAATCGCAAACGCAACAAACCATATTTTATCCAACTACCCATTATGCCAAGCTTCGTTATTAAACTAA
- the bshA gene encoding N-acetyl-alpha-D-glucosaminyl L-malate synthase BshA: MKKLKIGISCYPTVGGSGVIATELGKLLAENGHDVHFITSSMPFRLDKVYPNLYYHEVEVNQYSVFKFPPYDLSLASKMAEIITREQLDVLHVHYAVPHAICAYLAKQMVGGKVNIVTTLHGTDITVLGYDPSLSEIIRFGIEQSDVVTAVSNSLAEQTHSLLHIERPIETVYNFIDERVYRKHCRLDLREQYRIEKDDKVVVHISNFRPVKRVSDIIKSFALIRNKQKAKLLLIGDGPETTVACKLVRELGIQDDVRFLGNQKHVAEILSISDLMLLLSEKESFGLVALEAMACGVPVIGTNIGGIPEVIVDGETGYICEVGNVEQVSDKANSLLLNSQLHEQMSKQAQDRVQQFFSSKSIVAQYESIYYELVKG, from the coding sequence ATGAAAAAATTAAAAATAGGAATTAGTTGTTATCCAACAGTTGGAGGCTCTGGTGTGATTGCAACAGAGTTAGGGAAGCTATTAGCTGAAAATGGCCACGACGTACACTTTATAACGTCAAGTATGCCGTTTCGTTTAGATAAAGTTTATCCAAATCTTTATTATCATGAAGTGGAAGTGAATCAATATTCGGTTTTTAAATTTCCACCGTATGATTTATCTTTAGCAAGTAAAATGGCGGAAATTATTACGCGGGAACAATTAGATGTTCTTCATGTGCATTACGCTGTCCCCCATGCGATTTGTGCGTATTTAGCGAAACAAATGGTCGGTGGAAAAGTGAACATTGTTACGACATTACATGGAACAGATATCACTGTGCTTGGCTATGACCCATCATTAAGCGAAATTATTCGATTTGGGATTGAACAATCTGATGTCGTGACAGCCGTGTCCAATAGTTTAGCGGAACAAACCCATTCATTATTACATATCGAACGACCAATAGAGACCGTTTATAATTTTATTGACGAACGTGTGTATCGTAAACATTGTCGCCTTGATTTACGTGAACAATATCGAATAGAAAAAGACGATAAAGTTGTCGTGCATATTTCGAATTTCCGTCCGGTTAAGCGAGTAAGTGATATTATTAAAAGCTTTGCCCTTATTCGTAACAAACAAAAAGCAAAATTATTGTTAATTGGAGACGGGCCAGAAACAACGGTTGCCTGTAAATTAGTTCGTGAATTAGGAATTCAAGATGATGTTCGGTTTTTAGGAAACCAAAAGCATGTCGCAGAAATTCTTTCCATTAGTGACTTAATGTTGTTGCTTTCTGAAAAAGAAAGCTTTGGCCTTGTAGCTCTAGAAGCAATGGCTTGTGGTGTCCCTGTTATTGGAACAAATATCGGTGGAATTCCTGAAGTCATTGTTGATGGAGAAACTGGTTATATATGTGAAGTAGGAAATGTAGAGCAAGTGTCAGATAAAGCAAATTCCTTATTACTAAATTCTCAGTTACACGAACAGATGTCAAAGCAAGCTCAAGACCGAGTTCAACAGTTTTTTAGCTCAAAAAGCATCGTAGCACAATATGAATCGATTTATTATGAGTTAGTTAAAGGATGA